The following coding sequences lie in one Oryza brachyantha chromosome 10, ObraRS2, whole genome shotgun sequence genomic window:
- the LOC102704918 gene encoding putative glycine-rich cell wall structural protein 1, with protein sequence MAKLVALSFVLLLGLGLANAGRVARYASAGGGGGGGGGGGGSNGGSGWGSGSGSGYGQASGGGAYASGGGGGGGGGGGQDGGSGYGSGSGSGYGQAGGYGPYGGGYVQGGGGGQGGGGGQNGGSGSGYGSGSGYGQAGGYGPYGGGYAQAGGQGGGGGGGQSGPGGSGYGSGSGSGSGSAYGGHP encoded by the coding sequence ATGGCTAAGCTTGTGGCTCTTAGCTTCGTTCTCTTGCTGGGTCTTGGACTAGCCAATGCTGGAAGGGTAGCTAGATATGCTagtgctggtggtggcggtggtggtggaggaggtggtggtggatcaAATGGTGGCTCGGGATGGGGATCCGGATCTGGATCTGGATATGGCCAGGCAAGTGGTGGTGGAGCATATGCTagtggaggcggtggtggcggaggaggtgggggtGGACAGGACGGTGGATCTGGATATGGTTCTGGTTCTGGATCTGGGTATGGGCAAGCTGGTGGGTATGGCCCATATGGTGGAGGATATGTgcaaggaggaggtggtggtcaaggtggcggcggtggacaaAATGGTGGATCGGGATCTGGTTACGGTTCTGGCTCTGGATATGGTCAGGCTGGTGGCTATGGGCCATATGGTGGTGGGTATGCTCAAGCTGGTGGCcaaggtggtggcggcggtggtggacaGAGTGGTCCCGGTGGCAGTGGATATGGTAGTGGCTCAGGAAGCGGATCTGGAAGTGCCTATGGTGGACACCCGTAA